A genome region from Pseudomonas pergaminensis includes the following:
- a CDS encoding alpha-E domain-containing protein — MLSRTAADLYWMSRYLERAENLARMLEVSYSLSLMPQAGRSDGLDELAMSLLSSGTLDSYLERHKQLDAERMLHFFALDEENPASIYNCLRAARGNAHAVRGRITADMWENLNATWLEMRSIAAGGLARHGISHFCDWVKQRSHLFRGATSGTIMRNDAYRFIRLGTFVERADNTLRLLDARYEMFGEESEEVSDLSARGYYQWSALLRALSSFEAYTELYPNALNARSVSELLLLRSDVPRSLHACIEELSLILADLPGSYGRTAQRLAAEFEARLRYTGIDEILEDGLHSRLTEFIDTVRELARAIHSSYLEVV, encoded by the coding sequence ATGTTGAGTAGAACCGCCGCAGATCTGTACTGGATGTCCCGTTACCTGGAGCGTGCCGAGAACCTGGCGCGCATGCTGGAAGTCAGTTACTCGTTGTCGTTGATGCCCCAGGCCGGACGCAGCGATGGCCTGGACGAACTGGCCATGTCGTTGCTCAGCAGCGGCACACTCGACAGTTACCTTGAACGTCATAAACAGTTGGACGCCGAGCGCATGCTGCACTTCTTCGCCCTCGACGAAGAAAACCCGGCGAGCATCTACAACTGCCTGCGCGCCGCCCGTGGCAATGCCCACGCGGTACGTGGGCGCATAACCGCCGACATGTGGGAAAACCTCAACGCCACCTGGCTGGAAATGCGCAGCATCGCCGCCGGCGGCCTGGCGCGGCATGGCATCAGCCACTTCTGTGACTGGGTCAAGCAGCGTTCGCACCTGTTCCGTGGGGCGACCTCCGGGACGATCATGCGCAATGACGCCTATCGGTTTATCCGCCTGGGCACCTTTGTCGAGCGCGCGGACAACACCCTGCGTTTGCTGGATGCGCGTTATGAAATGTTCGGCGAGGAATCGGAAGAAGTCAGCGACTTGTCGGCACGCGGTTATTACCAGTGGAGCGCCCTGCTCCGTGCGCTGTCGTCATTCGAGGCGTACACCGAGCTGTACCCGAACGCACTGAATGCGCGGTCGGTGTCGGAACTGCTGTTGTTGCGCAGCGATGTACCGCGCTCGCTGCATGCGTGCATTGAAGAATTGAGCCTTATCCTCGCGGACCTGCCCGGCAGTTATGGGCGCACGGCGCAGCGGTTGGCGGCGGAGTTCGAGGCGCGGCTAAGGTACACGGGGATTGATGAGATTCTGGAGGACGGGTTGCACAGCCGGCTCACCGAGTTCATCGACACCGTGCGCGAGTTGGCGCGGGCGATTCATAGCTCGTACCTGGAAGTGGTCTGA
- a CDS encoding cytochrome c biogenesis protein DipZ, translating to MWLLVLAYLGGVLTIVSPCILPVLPFVFARTGQPFLRSGLPLLAGMAVTFALVASLAAVGGGWVVQVNQYGRWLALLCVALFGLTLLLPQLSERLTRPLVAAGSRLSEAAGADARPRPGASFLIGVATGLLWAPCAGPILGLVLTGAALQGASIGTTLLLLAYAAGAATSLALALLVGGKVFGFMKQSLGAGEWLRRGLGALMLAGVAAIALGLDTGVLARVSTASTGGLEQSLVDKLNAKPEQKGGAMMAGGAMMAAANHSDTLPIEGVLPPLEGAVQWLNSPPLTAEALKGKVVLVDFWTYSCINCLRTLPYVKAWAEKYRDQGLVVIGVHAPEFAFERDVSNVTKAMKDLGITYPVAIDNNYKIWRAFNNQYWPAHYFADAKGQIRYHHFGEGDYAESERVIQQLLREAGVKNVAGGLIEADAKGVQLAPDTHEVQSPETYLGFQRAENFVTTGTLATNQVVNYPAAGNLALNNWTLEGQWNVGGQQATLGQAGGRIVYRFHARDLHLVLGPGADGKPVRFNVTVDGQAPGAAHGTDVAPDGSGTVTEQRLYQLVRQPGAVKDRTFTIEFLDPNVSAYAFTFG from the coding sequence ATGTGGCTTCTGGTTCTCGCGTACCTGGGCGGCGTGCTGACAATCGTCAGCCCGTGCATCCTGCCAGTTCTGCCTTTTGTCTTCGCTCGCACCGGGCAGCCGTTTTTGCGCAGTGGCTTGCCGCTGTTAGCGGGGATGGCGGTGACATTCGCCCTGGTGGCCTCGCTGGCGGCAGTGGGCGGCGGTTGGGTGGTGCAAGTCAATCAATACGGGCGCTGGCTCGCGTTGCTGTGCGTTGCCCTGTTCGGACTAACACTGTTGCTGCCGCAACTGTCGGAGCGCCTGACGCGCCCCTTGGTAGCCGCCGGCAGTCGCTTGTCGGAAGCCGCCGGGGCCGATGCCAGGCCGCGCCCAGGAGCGTCGTTCCTGATCGGCGTGGCCACCGGGCTGTTGTGGGCACCCTGCGCCGGACCGATCCTGGGGCTGGTGCTCACCGGCGCCGCGCTGCAGGGCGCCAGCATCGGCACTACCTTGCTGTTGCTGGCCTACGCCGCCGGTGCTGCCACCTCCCTCGCGCTGGCATTGCTGGTCGGCGGTAAAGTCTTTGGCTTCATGAAGCAATCCCTCGGCGCCGGTGAATGGCTGCGCCGTGGCCTGGGTGCGCTGATGCTGGCCGGTGTGGCCGCCATTGCGCTAGGCCTGGATACTGGCGTATTGGCGCGGGTGTCGACCGCATCCACCGGTGGCCTGGAACAAAGCCTGGTGGACAAGCTCAACGCCAAACCGGAACAAAAGGGCGGGGCGATGATGGCCGGGGGCGCGATGATGGCCGCCGCCAACCACAGCGACACCCTGCCGATCGAAGGTGTGCTGCCGCCTCTGGAGGGCGCCGTGCAATGGCTCAACAGCCCGCCACTCACGGCTGAAGCACTCAAGGGCAAAGTGGTGCTGGTGGATTTCTGGACCTACTCCTGCATCAACTGCCTGCGCACCTTGCCGTACGTGAAGGCGTGGGCCGAGAAATACCGCGACCAGGGCCTGGTGGTGATCGGTGTGCACGCGCCGGAATTCGCCTTTGAACGCGATGTGAGCAATGTCACCAAGGCCATGAAGGACCTGGGTATCACTTACCCGGTGGCGATCGACAACAACTACAAGATCTGGCGCGCATTCAACAACCAGTACTGGCCGGCCCATTACTTTGCCGATGCCAAGGGCCAGATTCGCTACCATCACTTTGGCGAGGGCGACTATGCCGAGTCCGAGCGGGTGATCCAGCAGTTGCTGCGTGAAGCCGGGGTCAAGAACGTTGCGGGTGGTTTGATCGAGGCCGACGCCAAGGGCGTGCAACTGGCACCGGACACCCACGAAGTGCAGTCGCCGGAAACCTACCTGGGCTTCCAGCGCGCCGAAAACTTCGTCACCACCGGCACCCTGGCCACCAACCAAGTGGTGAACTACCCGGCCGCCGGTAACCTGGCCCTGAACAACTGGACCCTGGAAGGCCAATGGAACGTCGGCGGCCAGCAAGCCACCCTCGGCCAGGCCGGTGGGCGCATCGTCTACCGTTTCCACGCCCGTGACCTGCACCTGGTGCTCGGCCCTGGCGCCGATGGCAAGCCGGTACGCTTCAACGTCACGGTCGACGGCCAAGCCCCAGGCGCCGCCCACGGCACCGACGTCGCGCCGGATGGCAGCGGCACCGTTACCGAGCAGCGCCTGTACCAACTGGTACGCCAGCCAGGCGCCGTCAAGGACCGAACCTTCACCATCGAATTCCTCGACCCGAACGTATCGGCCTACGCCTTCACCTTCGGCTGA
- a CDS encoding nuclear transport factor 2 family protein encodes MSELNLTPAAAQTLQRWHAMLADRNLNALPELLAPDAVFRSPMAHTPYPGAPVVSMILNTVIKVFEDFTYHRELASGDGHSVVLEFSARVGDKQLKGIDLIRFNEQGQIIEFEVMVRPLSGLQALGEEMGRRLAPYLAKAKG; translated from the coding sequence ATGTCCGAACTCAACCTCACCCCTGCCGCCGCCCAGACCCTGCAACGCTGGCACGCCATGCTGGCGGATCGTAACCTCAACGCACTGCCCGAACTGCTGGCGCCGGACGCCGTATTCCGCTCGCCCATGGCTCACACCCCCTACCCTGGCGCGCCGGTGGTGTCGATGATCCTCAACACCGTCATCAAGGTATTCGAAGACTTCACCTATCACCGCGAACTGGCCAGTGGCGACGGCCACAGTGTCGTGCTGGAGTTCAGTGCGCGCGTCGGTGACAAGCAGCTCAAGGGCATTGACCTGATCCGCTTCAATGAACAAGGGCAGATCATCGAGTTTGAAGTGATGGTCCGTCCGTTGAGTGGGCTGCAGGCCCTGGGTGAAGAAATGGGCCGGCGCCTGGCGCCGTACCTGGCCAAGGCCAAGGGCTGA
- the msrA gene encoding peptide-methionine (S)-S-oxide reductase MsrA: MKIFSYLPVLAFAAFIGQTPALSFGASDDAVAIAPPALDLPADNSNLQTAVFAGGCFWGVQGVFQHVQGVTNAVSGYDGGAASTAQYESVSDGNTGHAEAVSVTYDPSKVSYGKLLQIYFSVAHNPTELNRQGPDTGTQYRSAIFAQNAEQQKIAQAYIAQLDAAKSFDKPIVTHIETGKTFYPAESYHQDFLTENPSYPYIVINDLPKVAQLKKLFPDQYRAEPVLVKNQ, encoded by the coding sequence ATGAAGATCTTCAGCTACCTGCCGGTGCTTGCCTTTGCCGCTTTCATCGGGCAAACCCCAGCCTTGTCCTTCGGTGCCTCCGACGATGCCGTCGCCATTGCGCCACCCGCCCTCGACCTGCCCGCAGACAACAGCAACCTGCAAACCGCCGTGTTCGCCGGCGGCTGTTTCTGGGGTGTACAAGGCGTGTTCCAGCATGTGCAAGGCGTAACAAACGCCGTTTCCGGCTACGACGGCGGCGCCGCGAGCACCGCGCAATATGAGTCCGTCAGCGACGGCAACACTGGCCACGCCGAAGCGGTTTCCGTGACCTACGACCCGAGCAAAGTCAGCTACGGCAAGTTGCTGCAGATCTATTTCTCGGTAGCCCACAACCCCACCGAACTCAACCGCCAGGGCCCCGACACCGGTACCCAGTACCGCTCGGCGATCTTTGCGCAGAACGCCGAACAGCAAAAAATCGCCCAGGCCTACATCGCCCAACTGGACGCAGCCAAGTCCTTCGACAAACCCATCGTCACCCACATCGAGACGGGCAAGACGTTCTACCCGGCGGAGTCCTACCACCAGGACTTCCTCACCGAAAATCCGTCCTACCCCTATATCGTGATCAATGACCTGCCCAAAGTGGCGCAACTCAAAAAGCTGTTCCCCGACCAATACCGCGCCGAGCCGGTGCTGGTGAAAAACCAGTAA
- a CDS encoding circularly permuted type 2 ATP-grasp protein: MARSFFDEMNDADGVCRAHYQDFSRWLANTPPELLAQRRREADLLFHRAGITFTLYGDEQDTERLIPFDIIPRSIPASEWSVIERGCIQRVNALNMFLADIYHDQRIIKAGIIPADQVLGNEGYQKAMVGLDLHRDIYSHISGVDLVRDGDGTYYVLEDNLRTPSGVSYMLEDRKMMMRLFPEVFAKQRIAPVDHYPNLLLKTLKSSSRLDNPNVVVLTPGRFNSAFFEHAFLAREMGVELVEGADLFVHDLKVFMRTTDGPKPVDVIYRRIDDAFLDPKAFNPESMLGVPGLVAAYCAGNVVLANAIGTGVADDKSIYPYVPEMIRFYLDEEPVLQNVPTFQCRKPDELSHVLANLPELVVKETQGSGGYGMLVGPASCAAEIEDFRQRIKARPHAYIAQPTLSLSTCPTFVENGIAPRHIDLRPFVLSGKETRLVPGGLTRVALKEGSLIVNSSQGGGTKDTWVVEG, encoded by the coding sequence ATGGCTCGATCTTTCTTCGATGAAATGAATGACGCAGATGGCGTGTGCCGTGCGCATTATCAGGATTTCTCCCGCTGGCTGGCGAATACGCCGCCGGAACTGCTGGCCCAGCGTCGCCGTGAAGCCGATTTGCTGTTCCACCGCGCCGGAATCACCTTCACCCTCTATGGCGACGAGCAAGACACCGAGCGCCTGATCCCCTTCGACATCATCCCCCGCAGCATCCCCGCCAGTGAATGGAGCGTGATCGAACGCGGCTGTATCCAGCGCGTCAACGCACTGAACATGTTCCTCGCCGACATCTACCACGACCAGCGCATCATCAAGGCCGGGATCATTCCGGCGGACCAGGTGCTGGGCAACGAGGGTTACCAGAAGGCGATGGTCGGCCTGGACCTGCACCGCGACATCTACTCGCATATTTCGGGCGTGGACCTGGTGCGCGATGGCGACGGCACCTACTACGTGCTCGAAGACAACCTGCGCACCCCCAGCGGCGTGAGCTACATGCTCGAAGACCGCAAGATGATGATGCGCCTGTTTCCCGAGGTGTTCGCCAAGCAGCGCATCGCGCCGGTGGACCACTACCCCAACCTGCTGCTCAAGACCCTCAAGAGCTCCAGCCGCCTGGACAACCCCAATGTGGTGGTGCTGACGCCGGGCCGCTTCAACAGCGCGTTCTTCGAACATGCGTTCCTGGCCCGGGAAATGGGCGTGGAACTGGTGGAAGGTGCCGACCTGTTCGTCCACGACCTCAAGGTGTTCATGCGCACCACCGATGGGCCCAAGCCGGTGGACGTGATTTACCGGCGCATCGACGACGCCTTCCTTGACCCCAAGGCCTTCAACCCCGAATCGATGCTCGGCGTGCCCGGCCTGGTCGCCGCCTATTGCGCTGGCAATGTGGTGCTGGCCAATGCGATCGGCACCGGCGTGGCCGACGACAAGTCGATCTACCCCTATGTGCCGGAAATGATCCGCTTCTACCTGGATGAAGAACCGGTGCTACAAAACGTACCGACCTTCCAGTGCCGCAAGCCCGATGAGCTGTCCCACGTCCTGGCCAACCTGCCGGAACTGGTGGTCAAGGAAACCCAGGGCTCCGGCGGCTACGGCATGCTGGTCGGTCCGGCCTCTTGCGCCGCCGAGATCGAGGACTTCCGCCAGCGCATCAAGGCCAGGCCCCACGCCTACATCGCCCAGCCGACCTTGAGCCTGTCCACGTGCCCCACCTTTGTCGAAAACGGCATCGCTCCACGGCATATCGACCTGCGGCCGTTTGTACTCTCGGGCAAGGAAACCCGCCTGGTGCCCGGCGGCCTTACCCGCGTGGCGCTTAAGGAAGGCTCGTTGATCGTCAACTCGTCGCAGGGCGGCGGAACCAAGGACACCTGGGTGGTGGAGGGCTGA